The Croceicoccus marinus genome contains a region encoding:
- the rph gene encoding ribonuclease PH, with product MRPSGRAADQMRTISIETGFTRHAEGSVLVSFGDTKVLCTASVEERVPPFMRGKGEGWVTGEYSMLPRATHTRGSREAAKGKQSGRTQEIQRLIGRSLRSVTDLRKLGERQITLDCDVLQADGGTRTAAISGAWVALRLAVQGLMKSGAIKDDPLTRKIAAVSCGICNGTPVLDLDYAEDSSADADANFVLIEGGHIAEVQATAEGSTYDEEQLLRLLRLARTGCDEIFRAQAAAVAGA from the coding sequence ATGCGCCCATCCGGCCGCGCCGCCGACCAAATGCGGACCATCTCGATCGAGACCGGCTTCACCAGGCATGCCGAGGGCTCGGTCCTCGTCAGCTTTGGCGACACCAAGGTGCTGTGCACCGCCAGCGTCGAGGAGCGGGTGCCGCCGTTCATGCGCGGCAAGGGCGAAGGCTGGGTAACGGGCGAATATTCGATGCTGCCCCGCGCCACCCACACGCGCGGCAGCCGCGAGGCGGCCAAGGGCAAGCAGTCGGGCCGCACGCAGGAAATCCAGCGCCTGATCGGGCGTTCGCTGCGCTCGGTGACCGACCTCAGGAAACTGGGCGAGCGGCAGATCACGCTGGACTGCGACGTGCTCCAGGCCGACGGCGGCACGCGCACCGCCGCGATCAGCGGCGCATGGGTCGCGCTGCGCCTTGCGGTCCAGGGGCTGATGAAATCGGGCGCGATCAAGGACGATCCGCTGACCCGCAAGATCGCTGCGGTGTCCTGCGGCATCTGCAACGGCACCCCGGTCCTCGACCTCGACTATGCCGAGGATTCGAGCGCCGATGCCGATGCCAATTTCGTGCTGATCGAGGGCGGCCACATCGCCGAGGTCCAGGCCACCGCCGAAGGCTCGACCTATGACGAGGAGCAGCTCCTGCGCCTCCTGCGCCTCGCCCGCACCGGCTGCGACGAGATCTTCCGCGCGCAGGCCGCGGCGGTCGCCGGCGCATGA
- a CDS encoding glycine zipper domain-containing protein yields MNIKKLSLPLIAGAALATAACADNYAVEGAGLGAAAGAGVGAVTGADVGTAAAVGAAAGGAIGYFTDKNDSCDGYNEAGYLDNDCRD; encoded by the coding sequence ATGAACATCAAGAAATTGTCCCTGCCGCTGATTGCCGGTGCTGCCTTGGCCACTGCCGCCTGTGCCGATAACTACGCCGTGGAAGGTGCCGGCCTGGGTGCTGCCGCGGGTGCCGGTGTCGGGGCCGTGACCGGTGCCGATGTCGGTACGGCTGCTGCCGTGGGCGCTGCCGCGGGCGGCGCGATCGGCTATTTCACCGACAAGAACGACAGCTGCGACGGATATAACGAAGCAGGCTATCTGGATAACGACTGCCGCGATTGA
- the rdgB gene encoding RdgB/HAM1 family non-canonical purine NTP pyrophosphatase has protein sequence MTDAPRLGSGSLVIATHNAGKLKEISALLAPYGMNCISAGSLGLPEPAETGNTFAENALIKARAAAEASQIAALADDSGLSVDALGGRPGVYTADWAQRQWFEGDPGRDWYMAMGKVEGLLAEQGPDVDRSAHFSCTLAIAWPDGRHAVYEGRVEGSLTWPPRGALGFGYDPVFVPAGREQTFAEIDPDEKHAISHRADAFAKLVAEQFGA, from the coding sequence ATGACGGACGCTCCCCGCCTCGGTTCCGGTTCGCTGGTCATCGCCACGCATAACGCGGGCAAGCTGAAGGAAATTTCGGCCCTGCTGGCGCCCTATGGCATGAACTGCATCTCGGCAGGCTCACTGGGCCTGCCGGAACCGGCCGAGACGGGAAATACTTTCGCCGAAAACGCGCTGATCAAGGCGCGCGCGGCGGCGGAAGCGTCGCAGATCGCGGCGCTTGCGGACGATAGCGGCCTTTCGGTCGACGCGCTGGGCGGCAGGCCGGGCGTCTACACCGCCGACTGGGCGCAGCGGCAATGGTTCGAAGGCGATCCGGGCCGCGACTGGTACATGGCCATGGGCAAGGTCGAAGGGCTGCTGGCCGAGCAAGGCCCTGATGTCGACCGCAGCGCCCATTTCTCATGCACGCTGGCGATCGCCTGGCCCGACGGGCGGCACGCCGTGTACGAGGGTCGCGTCGAAGGGTCGCTGACATGGCCGCCGCGCGGTGCGTTGGGCTTCGGCTATGACCCGGTGTTCGTACCCGCGGGACGCGAGCAGACCTTTGCCGAGATCGACCCGGACGAAAAGCACGCGATCAGCCACCGCGCCGATGCGTTCGCAAAGCTGGTTGCCGAGCAGTTCGGCGCCTGA
- the grpE gene encoding nucleotide exchange factor GrpE, giving the protein MSDDRTRDEAAENELKGVPEDMIDRDDQQGEADEESVDDALVKLGAELDEAKQQVLYARADTQNLRRRMEKEIADARAYAATGFARDILSVSDNLSRALDAIPADLRDDEKWKGLIAGIEATGREIDKVFASHGISRIAAKGLPLDPNQHQAMIEIPTNEVEPGTVVQEMQAGYMIKDRLLRPAMVGVAKKPD; this is encoded by the coding sequence ATGAGCGACGACAGAACGCGCGACGAAGCAGCCGAGAACGAACTGAAGGGCGTTCCCGAAGACATGATTGACCGCGACGACCAGCAAGGCGAGGCCGACGAGGAAAGCGTGGATGACGCGCTGGTCAAGCTGGGTGCCGAGTTGGACGAGGCGAAGCAGCAGGTGCTGTATGCCCGTGCCGACACGCAGAACCTGCGCCGCCGGATGGAGAAGGAGATCGCCGATGCGCGCGCCTATGCCGCGACCGGCTTTGCCCGCGACATCCTGTCGGTGTCCGACAATCTTTCGCGCGCGCTCGACGCCATTCCTGCCGATCTGCGCGATGACGAAAAGTGGAAGGGCCTGATCGCCGGGATCGAGGCGACCGGGCGCGAGATCGACAAGGTGTTCGCATCGCACGGCATCAGCCGGATTGCCGCCAAGGGCCTGCCGCTCGACCCCAACCAGCACCAGGCGATGATCGAGATTCCGACCAACGAGGTCGAACCCGGCACCGTGGTGCAGGAGATGCAGGCGGGTTACATGATCAAGGACCGCCTGCTACGGCCCGCGATGGTGGGCGTGGCGAAAAAGCCCGACTGA
- a CDS encoding sensor histidine kinase has translation MRISRTDFVGAFETPLQRVLAGIAFGLACSLVMILLRGIVNLWAPTSGPFALVYPTILIATLYGRWQAGLVSYVIGFLWAWWLVLPEAHSFRFEVATDPSRVAINAWSAMIVVILAEAWRRAVREAAVARDLEIKRRDMLMAELEHRTKNNFALVASLLSLQRRRLDNPAASAALDEAIGRVSTFASAYENLAAAHGEGVQVSMKDYLSEVVRRIASGVFDDTVRVEARIDDCSMPRQTAVAIGLFTNEALTNAAKYAFPDGTTGQIDLSFVCEGEAWKLTISDNGIGDAGPRMGRSNNARPGLGTGLMKAFAQQAEADHDIVIENTGRTVTLTRSAH, from the coding sequence GTGCGTATCAGCAGGACAGATTTCGTCGGCGCGTTCGAGACGCCGCTGCAGCGCGTGCTGGCGGGCATCGCGTTCGGCCTCGCCTGTTCGCTGGTGATGATCCTGCTGCGCGGGATCGTGAACCTGTGGGCGCCCACGTCCGGCCCCTTCGCGCTGGTCTATCCCACGATCCTCATCGCGACGCTCTATGGCCGCTGGCAGGCGGGGCTGGTCAGCTATGTCATCGGCTTCCTGTGGGCCTGGTGGCTTGTCCTTCCCGAAGCGCATTCGTTCCGGTTCGAGGTTGCGACCGATCCGTCGCGGGTGGCGATCAATGCGTGGAGCGCGATGATCGTGGTCATCCTTGCCGAGGCCTGGCGCCGCGCAGTGCGCGAGGCTGCCGTGGCCCGTGACCTCGAGATCAAGCGGCGCGACATGCTGATGGCCGAACTTGAGCATCGCACGAAGAACAATTTCGCATTGGTCGCCAGCCTGCTCTCGCTGCAGAGGCGCCGCCTCGACAATCCCGCCGCCTCGGCCGCGCTGGACGAAGCGATCGGGCGCGTCAGCACCTTCGCGAGCGCATACGAGAACCTGGCCGCCGCGCATGGCGAAGGCGTCCAGGTCAGCATGAAGGATTATCTGAGCGAAGTGGTCCGCCGGATCGCAAGCGGCGTGTTCGACGATACGGTGCGGGTCGAGGCCCGGATCGACGATTGCTCGATGCCGCGGCAGACCGCAGTGGCGATCGGGCTGTTCACCAACGAAGCGCTGACCAACGCCGCGAAATATGCGTTTCCCGACGGGACTACCGGCCAGATCGATCTGTCATTCGTATGCGAAGGCGAAGCGTGGAAGCTGACCATTTCGGACAATGGCATCGGGGACGCGGGCCCGCGCATGGGCCGGTCGAACAATGCCCGCCCGGGACTGGGCACCGGCCTGATGAAAGCCTTCGCCCAGCAGGCGGAAGCCGATCATGACATCGTCATCGAAAATACGGGCCGCACGGTGACCCTGACCCGCTCAGCGCATTGA
- a CDS encoding vgr related protein produces MAGERAHACPVGGSRGLTDGEKALVASVFGSAIDPAPVTIRRGKWFPLQPRNTVMAPCGHIHFPADHGLYCDDFADGSLLAQGLFIHEMTHVWQSQQRGKYWLVLMRHPFCRYDYAVRPGQPLHRYGIEQQAEIVRHVFLLRRGFALRGAPPLLQLESILPFRPAKP; encoded by the coding sequence ATGGCGGGCGAGCGGGCACACGCCTGCCCCGTTGGCGGCTCGCGCGGGCTGACCGATGGGGAGAAAGCACTGGTCGCATCGGTGTTCGGATCGGCCATCGATCCCGCACCGGTGACGATCCGGCGCGGCAAATGGTTCCCCCTGCAGCCGCGCAACACCGTGATGGCACCGTGCGGTCACATCCATTTCCCGGCCGACCACGGGCTTTATTGCGACGATTTTGCCGACGGTTCGCTTCTGGCGCAGGGACTGTTCATCCACGAGATGACGCATGTCTGGCAGTCGCAGCAGCGCGGCAAATACTGGCTGGTGCTGATGCGTCACCCGTTCTGCCGCTATGACTACGCGGTTCGACCGGGCCAGCCGCTGCACCGCTATGGTATCGAGCAGCAGGCCGAAATCGTTCGCCACGTGTTCCTGCTGCGCCGGGGATTCGCGTTGCGCGGTGCCCCGCCCCTTCTGCAGCTTGAGAGCATTCTGCCTTTCCGGCCTGCCAAGCCCTGA
- the hrcA gene encoding heat-inducible transcriptional repressor HrcA, which produces MPSPPLLELSDRAREIFRLVVEGYLGDGQPVGSKTLAGGLDLSPASIRSVMADLERLGLLAAPHTSAGRLPTETGLRLFVDGMMQVAEPSAAERAVIERELSGSGPVETALARTSALLSSLSACAGVVMVPAREPRLQQMSIVPLGDDRALAVLVGEDGDVENRVVPLASGTDPAALEQAANYITARLQGRTLAEAARAMHREIASERAELDAAARDLVERGLAVWSEDAARRPVLIVRGQANLLDEVAMGDLERVRMLIDDIERSEQVAALLDNARDADGARIFIGSENKLFSLSGSSVIASPYRDREGKVIGVVGVIGPTRLNYARLVPMVDFTARSLGLSLDARAGHSGR; this is translated from the coding sequence ATGCCCAGCCCACCGCTTCTCGAACTGTCGGACCGTGCGCGCGAGATATTCCGTCTCGTCGTGGAGGGCTATCTGGGCGACGGGCAGCCGGTGGGGTCGAAGACGCTGGCGGGCGGGCTGGACCTGTCGCCCGCATCGATCCGGTCGGTGATGGCGGATCTGGAGCGGCTGGGGCTGCTGGCCGCGCCGCATACCAGCGCGGGGCGCCTGCCGACCGAGACGGGCTTGCGGCTGTTCGTCGACGGCATGATGCAGGTGGCCGAACCCAGCGCCGCCGAACGCGCGGTGATCGAACGGGAATTGTCCGGCTCCGGCCCGGTCGAGACGGCGCTGGCACGCACGTCCGCGCTCTTGTCCAGCCTGTCGGCCTGTGCGGGCGTGGTGATGGTGCCCGCGCGCGAACCGCGCCTGCAGCAGATGAGCATCGTACCGCTGGGCGATGACCGGGCGCTGGCGGTGCTGGTGGGAGAGGACGGCGATGTCGAGAACCGCGTCGTTCCGCTGGCTAGCGGCACCGATCCGGCCGCGCTTGAGCAAGCCGCCAACTACATCACCGCGCGCCTGCAGGGGCGCACCCTGGCGGAAGCCGCGCGCGCCATGCACCGCGAGATCGCCAGCGAGCGGGCCGAGCTGGACGCCGCCGCGCGCGACCTGGTCGAACGCGGACTGGCCGTGTGGAGCGAGGATGCGGCGCGCCGCCCGGTGCTGATCGTGCGGGGGCAGGCGAACCTGCTGGACGAAGTCGCGATGGGCGATCTTGAACGCGTGCGCATGCTGATCGACGACATCGAACGGTCGGAACAGGTCGCCGCGCTTCTGGACAATGCGCGCGACGCCGACGGGGCGCGCATCTTCATCGGGTCCGAAAACAAGCTTTTCTCGCTTTCCGGGTCGTCGGTGATCGCATCGCCCTATCGCGACCGCGAGGGGAAAGTGATCGGCGTGGTCGGGGTGATCGGGCCGACGCGGTTGAATTACGCGCGGCTCGTCCCCATGGTGGATTTCACCGCGCGCAGCCTTGGCCTCAGCCTGGACGCGCGTGCGGGCCATTCGGGACGCTGA